A region of uncultured Anaeromusa sp. DNA encodes the following proteins:
- a CDS encoding mechanosensitive ion channel domain-containing protein — translation MKRVVVGCILAAVMICSAAIAAADAFLPKGISEPAEVVFEGEVLFSVRLPEGTFSPDERAGIIEDRLSRLAEEEDSLPALDVFQENNEWKITAGQVLIHTVREDEAVLEGIGAEALARQRAGRMQTALETYKNVRTWEGRARLAAVEGGGFLVFLFLGWLWKRIERLMQKVIPWVATMMSARAQLQNWQVLTPVVVETRLRQFLSVIYRFGWLMLLYIYASFSLSFFSWTKDISGKLLSFLLGPVGQIAQWLVEQLPNLMMIVVVLFFSRYALRLIHTVFRQLQNGNLKLNGFYAEWAESTYRIVRLLWVLLILVVIFPYIPGSNSEFFKGVSVFVGVLVSLGSSSLVSQIMAGAALIYTRAFRVGDRIKVGDVVGDVLEKGLLAVKLQTVKNEEITIPNATVLSSHVMNYSLLAEGPGLILYTEVTIGYDVPWRKVHELLLQAAKETTGILEQPSSFVLQRALNDFYGVYQLNAYTRQPQYMLEIYSELHQRIQDVFFEAGVEIMSPHYIAVRDGNAIAMPQEYPAAKVPSASLRAEMHGNE, via the coding sequence ATGAAAAGAGTTGTGGTTGGTTGTATTTTAGCTGCGGTTATGATTTGCAGCGCAGCAATAGCTGCTGCAGACGCCTTTTTGCCCAAAGGAATAAGCGAACCGGCGGAAGTTGTTTTTGAGGGGGAAGTATTGTTTTCCGTGCGGCTGCCGGAAGGGACCTTTAGTCCGGATGAGCGGGCGGGAATCATTGAAGATCGTCTGAGTCGTTTAGCGGAAGAAGAAGATTCGCTTCCCGCGTTGGATGTGTTCCAGGAAAACAATGAATGGAAAATAACGGCGGGTCAGGTACTTATCCATACAGTTAGAGAGGATGAAGCGGTCCTGGAGGGCATAGGTGCTGAAGCCTTGGCGCGGCAACGGGCGGGGCGTATGCAAACTGCGTTGGAGACGTATAAAAACGTTCGCACGTGGGAAGGAAGGGCTCGCCTAGCTGCGGTGGAAGGCGGCGGCTTCTTGGTATTCCTCTTTTTAGGGTGGCTTTGGAAGCGAATAGAACGGCTTATGCAGAAGGTGATTCCCTGGGTGGCGACCATGATGTCGGCGCGCGCTCAGCTGCAGAATTGGCAGGTTTTAACGCCTGTTGTAGTGGAAACTAGGCTGCGTCAGTTTTTGAGCGTAATCTATCGCTTTGGCTGGCTGATGCTGTTATACATATATGCTTCGTTTTCATTATCTTTTTTTTCGTGGACTAAGGATATTTCAGGCAAATTGCTGAGCTTTCTGCTGGGGCCTGTTGGTCAGATTGCACAATGGCTGGTCGAACAGCTGCCAAACTTAATGATGATTGTGGTTGTTTTGTTTTTTAGTCGTTATGCATTGCGTTTGATTCACACGGTATTTCGGCAATTGCAGAATGGGAATCTGAAATTGAATGGATTCTATGCGGAATGGGCGGAATCTACCTATCGCATTGTGCGTCTGTTGTGGGTGTTGTTGATTTTAGTGGTCATTTTTCCTTATATTCCAGGTTCTAACTCTGAATTTTTCAAGGGTGTGTCCGTTTTTGTCGGCGTTTTGGTTTCTTTGGGTTCTTCGTCGCTTGTGTCGCAAATAATGGCAGGCGCTGCGTTGATTTATACACGAGCTTTCCGCGTGGGCGATCGTATTAAAGTTGGCGATGTGGTCGGCGATGTTTTGGAAAAGGGCTTGTTGGCGGTCAAATTGCAAACGGTAAAGAATGAAGAAATTACCATTCCGAATGCAACTGTGCTTTCTTCGCATGTAATGAACTATTCGCTGCTGGCGGAAGGACCGGGCTTGATCTTGTATACGGAAGTTACTATTGGGTATGACGTTCCTTGGCGCAAGGTGCACGAGCTGCTGCTGCAGGCGGCGAAGGAGACAACCGGTATCTTGGAACAGCCTAGCTCCTTTGTGCTGCAAAGGGCTTTGAATGATTTTTATGGCGTATATCAATTAAATGCCTATACGAGGCAGCCGCAATATATGTTGGAGATCTATTCGGAATTACATCAGCGTATCCAAGATGTTTTCTTTGAAGCAGGAGTGGAAATCATGTCCCCTCATTATATAGCGGTGCGGGACGGCAATGCCATTGCCATGCCCCAGGAATATCCCGCCGCCAAGGTGCCGTCGGCAAGCCTTCGTGCGGAAATGCATGGGAATGAATAG
- a CDS encoding efflux RND transporter periplasmic adaptor subunit has protein sequence MNSRPYAAAILAALVFLGGCGAKQEGMENKVAVKVESVGASNQLASGLYAGEVKGRKESQLSFRVAGKIQERLVDAGARVSPGDPLFRLEPSDLTLSLERAASGVAGAEADLKLAQRNLERSRELYEQQAISRQAYDTQVAQYEAAEAKARSATAAYGEGGNQLSYSVLAADRAGVVSAISGEVGQVVAAGQPVLTLVGDGEKEVEFAVPENRVQELFQGKPVQVSFWALPGMVVSGNIREVTPQADPVTRTYKVRVSLVQPPEQVYLGMSASVAVEAGAALALRIPLAAVYQSAGQSSVWVVQDEKVHLRSVRLGEYGKNDVAVLEGLAAQETIVVAGVQKLSEGQGVRIWEGGGR, from the coding sequence ATGAATAGTAGGCCCTATGCAGCGGCGATTTTGGCGGCGCTGGTGTTTTTAGGGGGCTGTGGAGCGAAACAAGAAGGAATGGAAAATAAAGTGGCTGTTAAAGTGGAAAGCGTTGGCGCGAGCAATCAATTAGCCAGCGGTCTCTATGCCGGCGAAGTGAAGGGGCGCAAGGAGAGCCAGCTTTCTTTCCGGGTAGCCGGTAAAATTCAAGAGCGTTTAGTGGACGCCGGGGCCAGAGTTTCACCTGGAGATCCTTTGTTTCGCCTGGAGCCCAGTGATTTGACCTTGTCCTTGGAACGGGCGGCTTCCGGTGTGGCTGGCGCTGAGGCGGATCTGAAACTGGCGCAGCGAAATCTGGAGCGTTCCCGCGAGCTCTATGAGCAACAAGCCATCAGCCGCCAAGCCTATGATACGCAGGTAGCGCAATATGAGGCGGCGGAGGCGAAAGCCAGGTCGGCAACAGCTGCGTATGGAGAAGGCGGCAATCAGCTTTCTTACAGTGTGCTCGCGGCGGATCGCGCCGGGGTCGTATCTGCTATCAGCGGTGAAGTCGGCCAGGTAGTGGCCGCGGGGCAGCCGGTATTGACACTGGTAGGCGACGGCGAAAAGGAAGTAGAATTTGCAGTGCCGGAAAACCGGGTGCAAGAGCTTTTTCAGGGAAAACCAGTGCAGGTTTCTTTTTGGGCGCTACCGGGCATGGTGGTTTCGGGAAATATTCGGGAAGTGACGCCGCAGGCGGATCCGGTAACTCGTACATATAAGGTTCGTGTGTCTTTGGTGCAACCCCCTGAGCAAGTGTACTTAGGCATGAGCGCCAGTGTGGCTGTAGAAGCCGGCGCTGCGCTGGCTTTGCGCATTCCTCTGGCTGCGGTGTACCAGAGCGCGGGGCAAAGTAGTGTTTGGGTAGTGCAGGACGAGAAGGTGCATTTGCGGTCTGTGCGATTGGGTGAGTACGGCAAGAATGACGTAGCGGTGTTGGAAGGGCTTGCTGCACAGGAAACGATTGTTGTTGCTGGTGTACAGAAACTGTCGGAAGGTCAAGGCGTCCGCATTTGGGAAGGGGGCGGACGTTGA
- a CDS encoding efflux RND transporter permease subunit, translating into MQHFNLSEWALKHRQLMYFFIALCFVAGILSYLRLGRAEDPSYTVREMVVSVAWPGATAKQMEEQVVDKIEKKLQETPGLDSIRSKSQPGVATIYVKVDDYVAISQIKPTWLKVRNMVGDIRSTLPADIQGPFFNDTFGDTFGSIYVLTSDEFSMAEMKDEADRLRLQLLTIPDVSKVDIVGAQQEKIYIEIENSKLAALQLDPSLIVQTLSRQNAMTPAGRMETDSDNVYLRVSGMFQSVEQIQSLGIRANGRTFRLGDIAKVHRGYSEPPDAKMYFNGKPAVGLAVSMRDGGNILSLGENLNKELLRIRAEMPVGMEISSVADQPKVVKESISEFMRTLLEAVVIVLVVSFFSLGRRAGMVVVFSIPLVLCCVFIAMKGTGIDLHKTSLGALIIALGLLVDDAIIAIEMMQLKLEQGFDKERAASYAYTVTAFPMLTGTLITAAGFMPVGFSAGSTSEYTGAIFWVVAIALVVSWIVAVTVIPLLGHRILKVTPHAGVAEAGEHEVPDTRFNRAFRHILEFCLRRRWLVIGTTLAAFVACIAMNSLVKEEFFPQSVRPELIVELTLPEGASLEQTDETLQKFQALLAGDERIVNIAGYLKKPTPRFVLVVDAPPGGDNFAQAIILTTSAEARISLERHIRETVAPQLPQALVHSRVLSTGPPASYPVMLRVSGEKVGEVREIASQVAAELRGYPGVTTVAYDWFEQGKAVRIAVDQDKARVMGADSQALSASLQTALSGYSITDYREKDKTIPLVLRNDGIDKNDLAALKALQIHIGQGRYVPLEQIAQISYGAEDASIWRRTLRPTITVQAEVAKGVTGNDVTSGVYERLASLRQQLPPGYGIAIGGNAEDSAKSMAELVEIYPAMIVVVLILLMLQLQNISKMLLVLFTAPLGLIGVTLFLVLLQKPMGYVAQLGVIALAGMIMRNSVILIDQIDQHLAKGESPWHAIINSALLRFRPIMLTAAAAILAMIPLSGSAFWGPMAVAIMGGLFVATVLTLLFLPALYAAWYKVESKEIK; encoded by the coding sequence GTGCAGCATTTTAATCTGAGTGAATGGGCGCTCAAACACAGACAGCTCATGTATTTTTTTATTGCGCTTTGTTTTGTGGCCGGGATTCTTTCGTATTTACGCCTGGGGCGGGCGGAAGATCCTTCGTATACAGTGCGTGAGATGGTTGTATCAGTGGCTTGGCCGGGGGCGACCGCCAAACAGATGGAAGAGCAAGTTGTCGACAAAATTGAAAAAAAATTGCAAGAAACTCCGGGGCTGGACAGTATTCGCAGCAAATCGCAGCCAGGAGTGGCAACGATCTATGTGAAAGTGGATGACTATGTTGCGATTAGCCAGATCAAGCCGACGTGGCTGAAGGTGCGCAATATGGTAGGCGATATTCGCTCTACGTTGCCAGCAGATATTCAGGGGCCGTTTTTTAATGATACCTTTGGAGATACCTTTGGCTCTATCTATGTGCTGACTTCGGATGAATTTTCTATGGCGGAGATGAAAGACGAGGCTGATCGTCTGCGTCTGCAACTGCTCACGATTCCAGATGTGAGCAAAGTAGATATTGTTGGGGCGCAACAGGAAAAAATTTATATAGAGATTGAGAATAGCAAGCTGGCCGCGCTGCAGTTGGACCCATCGCTTATTGTGCAGACGTTGAGTCGGCAAAATGCGATGACTCCGGCAGGGCGCATGGAGACAGACAGCGATAATGTATATCTGCGTGTTAGCGGTATGTTCCAGAGTGTGGAGCAAATTCAGAGTCTGGGCATCCGAGCCAACGGGCGAACCTTTCGTCTCGGGGACATTGCCAAAGTGCACCGCGGTTACTCCGAGCCGCCGGATGCGAAAATGTATTTTAATGGTAAACCGGCTGTCGGTTTGGCCGTGTCTATGCGCGACGGTGGGAACATTCTTTCTTTGGGGGAAAACCTGAACAAGGAGCTTTTGCGTATACGTGCGGAAATGCCGGTTGGCATGGAAATTTCTTCGGTGGCGGACCAGCCTAAGGTAGTTAAAGAGTCGATTAGCGAATTTATGAGGACGCTTCTGGAGGCTGTAGTTATTGTTTTGGTTGTCAGCTTTTTCAGCCTTGGACGCCGGGCGGGCATGGTGGTGGTCTTCAGCATACCCCTGGTGCTGTGCTGCGTGTTTATTGCCATGAAGGGCACAGGCATTGATTTGCATAAAACGTCCTTAGGAGCGTTGATCATCGCCTTAGGTCTCTTGGTGGATGATGCCATCATTGCGATTGAAATGATGCAGTTAAAATTAGAGCAAGGCTTTGATAAGGAACGGGCTGCCAGCTATGCTTATACGGTTACAGCGTTTCCCATGCTGACGGGCACGCTGATTACGGCTGCTGGTTTTATGCCTGTAGGCTTTTCGGCAGGGAGCACCTCGGAATACACGGGCGCTATTTTTTGGGTGGTGGCGATAGCGCTGGTTGTGTCTTGGATTGTGGCGGTAACCGTCATTCCTCTTTTAGGGCATCGCATTTTAAAAGTGACGCCTCATGCCGGAGTGGCCGAGGCGGGCGAACATGAAGTACCGGATACTCGTTTTAATCGGGCTTTTCGGCATATCCTGGAATTTTGTCTGCGCCGGCGTTGGCTGGTCATCGGCACGACCTTGGCGGCCTTTGTCGCCTGTATTGCTATGAACAGCTTGGTGAAAGAAGAGTTTTTTCCGCAATCGGTGCGACCGGAGCTGATTGTGGAGCTGACGCTGCCCGAAGGAGCGTCGTTGGAACAAACCGACGAGACTTTGCAAAAGTTCCAGGCGCTTCTGGCGGGTGATGAACGGATTGTGAATATTGCCGGCTATTTGAAAAAGCCGACGCCTCGTTTCGTATTGGTGGTAGACGCACCGCCGGGGGGCGATAATTTTGCCCAGGCTATTATTCTCACCACTAGCGCGGAAGCTCGTATTTCTTTGGAGCGGCATATTCGTGAGACTGTTGCGCCGCAATTGCCGCAAGCATTGGTTCATAGCCGGGTGCTTTCCACGGGCCCACCGGCGTCCTATCCGGTGATGCTGCGCGTATCTGGCGAGAAAGTAGGCGAAGTGCGTGAAATAGCTTCGCAGGTGGCTGCGGAATTGCGAGGCTATCCGGGGGTTACAACGGTAGCCTATGACTGGTTCGAGCAGGGGAAAGCCGTGCGGATTGCGGTGGATCAGGATAAGGCGCGCGTGATGGGGGCGGACAGTCAAGCGCTGTCAGCCAGCTTGCAGACGGCGTTGTCCGGTTACAGCATAACGGATTATCGGGAGAAAGATAAAACGATTCCCTTGGTGCTGCGCAATGACGGAATCGATAAAAACGATTTGGCGGCCCTAAAAGCGTTGCAGATTCACATTGGACAGGGGCGCTATGTGCCGCTGGAACAGATTGCTCAAATTTCCTATGGAGCAGAGGACGCCTCGATTTGGCGGCGCACGCTGCGACCGACCATTACCGTTCAAGCGGAAGTGGCTAAAGGTGTAACAGGCAATGATGTGACGAGCGGCGTCTATGAGCGTTTGGCTTCGTTGCGGCAGCAGTTGCCGCCGGGATATGGCATTGCGATTGGAGGCAATGCCGAAGATAGCGCTAAATCTATGGCCGAGTTAGTGGAAATCTATCCGGCAATGATCGTCGTTGTTCTTATCTTGTTAATGTTGCAGTTGCAAAATATTTCCAAGATGTTATTGGTGCTTTTTACAGCTCCTTTGGGCCTGATAGGGGTAACTTTGTTTTTGGTGTTGCTGCAAAAGCCTATGGGATACGTGGCGCAGCTAGGGGTTATTGCTTTGGCCGGCATGATTATGCGCAATTCGGTTATCTTGATTGACCAGATTGACCAGCACTTAGCCAAGGGAGAGTCGCCGTGGCATGCGATCATTAATTCGGCACTGCTTCGTTTTCGTCCGATCATGCTGACGGCAGCAGCGGCGATTTTGGCCATGATTCCTCTTTCAGGCAGTGCTTTTTGGGGGCCTATGGCGGTGGCAATTATGGGAGGACTTTTTGTGGCTACGGTGCTGACGCTGCTTTTCTTGCCGGCTCTTTATGCGGCTTGGTACAAGGTTGAGTCAAAAGAGATAAAATGA
- a CDS encoding universal stress protein, which yields MLTSKVVVAYDGSTYSKVALEWALDLQERLGLSVDVVTVLPPIGNLFMYADYPMDMTSVRESQKEGMVKSMDLLRTECADKGRKVETHILEGHIVDTLIEHSLACGAELIVSGTRGAGGFEGLLIGSVAQKLVAYSKVPVLVVK from the coding sequence ATGCTCACTAGCAAGGTTGTGGTTGCGTACGACGGTTCAACGTATAGCAAGGTGGCATTGGAATGGGCGCTGGATCTTCAGGAACGTCTAGGATTGTCGGTAGATGTCGTCACCGTTTTGCCGCCGATTGGAAATCTCTTCATGTACGCTGATTATCCGATGGATATGACAAGCGTAAGGGAAAGTCAGAAAGAAGGCATGGTGAAATCCATGGACCTGTTGCGCACGGAATGTGCCGACAAGGGAAGAAAAGTAGAAACGCACATCTTAGAAGGTCATATCGTAGATACGTTGATTGAACACAGCTTGGCTTGCGGAGCGGAACTGATCGTCAGCGGCACGCGCGGCGCGGGTGGGTTTGAAGGCTTGCTGATTGGCAGTGTGGCGCAGAAGCTTGTCGCTTACTCTAAGGTCCCGGTTTTGGTTGTAAAATAG